The Nocardioides sp. S-1144 genome includes a region encoding these proteins:
- the fabI gene encoding enoyl-ACP reductase FabI, producing the protein MDTTSSATGGILAGKTILVAGVTMDSSIGFATAKVAQEQGATVLISNFGRALGITRRIAKRLPETPPVLELDVTDDDHLAGLADQVREHLGADAHLDGVVHSIAYGNPETLLGGKFLGGPWSDVAQAVQVSAYSLKALAMAAKPLMSEGGSVVGLTFDATVSWPAYDWMGVAKAALESTSRYLARDLGAEGIRVNLVSAGPLKTLAAKAIPGFEDLEELWATRAPLGWDNTDHVPTAKAVCALLSDLFPATTGEIVHVDGGFHATGA; encoded by the coding sequence ATGGACACGACGAGCTCAGCCACCGGCGGGATCCTCGCCGGCAAGACGATCCTGGTCGCGGGCGTGACGATGGACTCCTCCATCGGTTTCGCCACCGCGAAGGTCGCGCAGGAGCAGGGCGCCACGGTGCTCATCTCCAACTTCGGGCGCGCGCTGGGCATCACCCGGCGGATCGCGAAGCGACTCCCGGAGACCCCGCCCGTCCTCGAGCTCGACGTCACCGACGACGACCACCTGGCCGGTCTCGCCGACCAGGTGCGCGAGCACCTGGGCGCCGACGCCCACCTCGACGGCGTCGTCCACTCGATCGCCTACGGCAACCCCGAGACGCTGCTCGGCGGCAAGTTCCTCGGCGGGCCGTGGTCCGACGTCGCCCAGGCCGTCCAGGTCTCGGCGTACTCGCTGAAGGCGCTCGCGATGGCCGCCAAGCCGCTGATGTCGGAGGGCGGCTCGGTGGTCGGGCTCACCTTCGACGCGACGGTCTCCTGGCCCGCCTACGACTGGATGGGCGTCGCGAAGGCCGCCCTCGAGTCGACGTCGCGCTACCTCGCCCGCGACCTCGGTGCCGAGGGCATCCGGGTCAACCTCGTCTCGGCCGGCCCGCTCAAGACCCTCGCCGCCAAGGCGATCCCCGGGTTCGAGGACCTCGAGGAGCTGTGGGCCACCCGCGCCCCCCTCGGCTGGGACAACACCGACCACGTGCCCACCGCCAAGGCGGTGTGCGCGCTGCTCTCCGACCTCTTCCCGGCCACGACCGGCGAGATCGTCCACGTCGACGGCGGGTTCCACGCCACCGGCGCCTGA
- a CDS encoding DUF3099 domain-containing protein translates to MARTRAGTDDTVRITTAAGSRAAEIRSRQKRYLLSMSLRTLCFVGAVIASLSGVDWLWPILVAGAIVLPYIAVVMANAAANLSDGFRLREGDFTRPELGASTRRDREL, encoded by the coding sequence ATGGCTCGCACCCGGGCAGGCACCGACGACACCGTCCGCATCACCACCGCGGCGGGAAGCCGCGCCGCCGAGATCCGCTCCCGACAGAAGCGCTACCTGCTCTCGATGAGCCTGCGCACGCTCTGCTTCGTGGGGGCGGTGATCGCCTCGCTCTCGGGCGTCGACTGGCTGTGGCCGATCCTGGTGGCCGGGGCGATCGTGCTCCCCTACATCGCGGTCGTGATGGCCAACGCCGCCGCCAACCTCTCCGACGGCTTCCGGCTGCGCGAGGGCGACTTCACCCGCCCCGAGCTCGGCGCCTCCACCCGCCGCGACCGGGAGCTCTGA
- a CDS encoding acetone carboxylase: MEPDTCSAKGCRAPATWQLLWNNPKLHTPERRKTWLACDDHRGSLEQFLGARGFLKDTVPHVLGSESGASQDPSAADR, encoded by the coding sequence GTGGAGCCCGACACGTGCTCGGCCAAGGGCTGCCGCGCGCCGGCGACCTGGCAGCTGTTGTGGAACAATCCCAAGCTGCACACCCCGGAGCGGCGCAAGACCTGGCTGGCCTGCGACGACCACCGCGGCTCCCTCGAGCAGTTCCTCGGCGCGCGCGGCTTCCTCAAGGACACCGTGCCGCACGTGCTCGGGTCCGAGTCGGGCGCGAGCCAGGACCCGTCAGCCGCCGATCGCTGA
- a CDS encoding cupin domain-containing protein, which translates to MRILDLGAAAHRPVEANGSVGFSIGAIGITAETHLVTVTLRPGGVVGRHPAAGRQLLVVLSGDASVSGSNGDPVGIGPGEAAVWEPNELHETRTTSGLVALVIEGDLDLGRPGHHVDPGDV; encoded by the coding sequence GTGAGGATCCTCGACCTCGGCGCGGCCGCCCACCGGCCGGTCGAGGCCAACGGCAGCGTCGGCTTCAGCATCGGGGCGATCGGCATCACCGCCGAGACGCACCTGGTCACGGTCACGCTGCGCCCCGGCGGCGTCGTCGGACGCCACCCGGCAGCGGGACGCCAGCTGCTCGTCGTCCTCTCGGGCGACGCGTCGGTCTCCGGCAGCAACGGCGACCCGGTCGGGATCGGCCCGGGCGAGGCCGCGGTCTGGGAGCCGAACGAGCTGCACGAGACGCGGACGACGTCCGGCCTGGTCGCGCTGGTGATCGAGGGCGACCTCGACCTGGGGCGACCCGGTCACCACGTCGATCCGGGCGACGTCTGA
- a CDS encoding SixA phosphatase family protein has product MVDTPRTLVVMRHARAESLGTTDFDRALTEGGRADAADGGRWLAGFGVVPQHALVSAAARTAQTWRETAAAAGWDVEPELDRGLYAADVDNALDLVRALDDAVTSAVVVGHNPTVAALAQLLDDDEGDVEAGNAMATGSFPTSATAVFTCRGSWADVQPGTAALVGYHVGRG; this is encoded by the coding sequence ATGGTCGACACCCCCCGCACCCTGGTGGTGATGCGGCACGCCAGGGCCGAGTCGCTCGGCACGACCGACTTCGACCGCGCGCTCACCGAGGGCGGCCGCGCCGACGCCGCCGACGGCGGGCGCTGGCTCGCCGGCTTCGGCGTCGTGCCGCAGCACGCCCTCGTCTCGGCCGCGGCGCGGACCGCGCAGACGTGGCGCGAGACCGCCGCCGCCGCGGGGTGGGACGTCGAGCCCGAGCTCGACCGCGGTCTGTACGCCGCCGACGTCGACAACGCGCTCGACCTCGTGCGGGCCCTCGACGACGCCGTGACCTCGGCCGTCGTGGTGGGCCACAACCCGACCGTGGCCGCCCTGGCCCAGCTGCTCGACGACGACGAGGGCGACGTCGAGGCCGGCAACGCGATGGCCACCGGGTCGTTCCCCACCAGCGCGACGGCCGTGTTCACCTGCCGTGGCTCGTGGGCCGACGTGCAGCCCGGCACCGCCGCGCTCGTCGGCTACCACGTCGGGCGCGGCTGA
- a CDS encoding beta-ketoacyl-ACP reductase: protein MSHTEAEPAEHPPRVVLVTGGNRGIGRAIAEAFVAQGDKVAVTTRSGGAPEGALDVTCDVTDPAAVEAAFKTIEAELGPVEVLVANAGITADTLVLRMSEEDWSSVIDTNLTGSFRLAKRAAKGMLRLRRGRIIFISSVVGLLGSPGQVNYAASKAGLVGMARSLARELGSRSITANVVAPGFVATDMTDVLTDEQKAAIKTQVPLGRYADPAEVAAAVTWLAGDGAAYVTGAVIPVDGGLGMGH from the coding sequence GTGAGCCACACCGAGGCGGAGCCCGCCGAGCACCCACCGCGCGTCGTCCTGGTCACCGGCGGGAACCGCGGCATCGGCCGCGCCATCGCCGAGGCCTTCGTCGCCCAGGGCGACAAGGTCGCCGTCACCACGCGCAGCGGCGGCGCACCCGAGGGTGCGCTCGACGTCACCTGCGACGTCACCGACCCGGCGGCGGTGGAGGCGGCGTTCAAGACGATCGAGGCCGAGCTCGGCCCGGTCGAGGTGCTGGTCGCCAACGCCGGCATCACCGCCGACACCCTGGTGCTGCGGATGTCGGAGGAGGACTGGTCGAGCGTCATCGACACCAACCTCACCGGCTCCTTCCGGCTCGCCAAGCGCGCCGCGAAGGGGATGCTGCGGCTGCGCCGCGGCCGGATCATCTTCATCTCCTCGGTCGTGGGCCTCCTCGGCTCGCCCGGGCAGGTCAACTACGCGGCGTCCAAGGCGGGGCTCGTCGGCATGGCCCGCTCGCTGGCGCGCGAGCTCGGCTCGCGCTCGATCACCGCGAACGTGGTGGCGCCGGGCTTCGTGGCCACCGACATGACCGACGTCCTCACCGACGAGCAGAAGGCAGCGATCAAGACGCAGGTGCCGCTCGGCCGCTACGCCGACCCGGCCGAGGTGGCCGCGGCGGTGACCTGGCTGGCCGGCGACGGCGCGGCGTACGTGACCGGGGCGGTCATCCCCGTCGACGGCGGACTAGGAATGGGGCACTGA
- a CDS encoding YwaF family protein, protein MDNYGTAHLAAMTLFVVGLPVAAMLGRWELRHDSRTVSRTVAVAIPLVHVPTQVVDVVTRFEVGVSLPLHLSDLAWIATAVALWTHHRHAVALTYFWGLVLTTQAIVTPSLGEDFPDLRFFAYWVIHLVIPWAAVFLVWGRRLPPAWRDYRFTLLVTATWAVAAYCFNAVADTNYGYLQRKPSNGSFLDLLGPWPVYVLAEIAIVAAIWALMTWPWARHPADPSLISDGSPPPPR, encoded by the coding sequence GTGGACAACTACGGCACCGCCCACCTGGCGGCGATGACGCTCTTCGTCGTCGGCCTGCCGGTCGCCGCAATGCTGGGGCGGTGGGAGCTGCGCCACGACAGCCGCACCGTCAGCCGCACCGTGGCCGTGGCGATCCCGCTGGTGCACGTGCCGACGCAGGTCGTCGACGTCGTCACCCGCTTCGAGGTCGGGGTGTCGCTGCCCCTCCACCTCAGCGACCTGGCCTGGATCGCGACCGCCGTGGCGCTGTGGACCCACCACCGCCACGCGGTCGCCCTCACCTACTTCTGGGGCCTGGTGCTCACCACCCAGGCCATCGTGACGCCGTCGCTGGGCGAGGACTTCCCCGACCTGCGCTTCTTCGCCTACTGGGTCATCCACCTGGTCATCCCGTGGGCGGCGGTGTTCCTCGTCTGGGGACGCCGGCTCCCGCCCGCGTGGCGCGACTACCGCTTCACGCTGCTGGTCACGGCCACCTGGGCGGTGGCGGCGTACTGCTTCAACGCCGTCGCCGACACCAACTACGGCTACCTCCAGCGCAAGCCGTCGAACGGCTCGTTCCTCGACCTGCTCGGCCCCTGGCCCGTCTACGTCCTCGCCGAGATCGCCATCGTCGCCGCCATCTGGGCCCTGATGACCTGGCCCTGGGCCCGCCACCCCGCTGACCCGTCGCTGATCAGCGACGGGTCACCGCCACCGCCCCGCTGA
- a CDS encoding Mur ligase family protein, with amino-acid sequence MTSSLLELRVLEGPNLYFPRAAIKLTLDIGGLSIASEETATRFAARIGLRNARPSAPETGFRQRFALRAVARLVRAVAQESGTLRLAVRVRSTSNPHEVVVAFPWRHRTKAEEMGRAVGSVLDAVLSADLEAAVSAAAERVRTAEAGPEPTTITPTIPVVAVTGTNGKTTTSRMVAHIARTQGLLVGWSNTDGIYVDGEMVEAGDYSGPSGAGRVLAHPEVQLAVTETARGGILLKGIGLARNDVSVVTNVTADHLGLQGIDTVDQLAEVKAVVPRITRRSGWAVLNADDPRVYAMRTVIRARPWVFSRDVDSPGVRDTLSDGGRATTVIDGWVCVLRPNADPDPLVELVEVPMTLAGLSRFNVENTLAAASAALAIKIPRDTVVEGLRTFRPDAEHNPGRMNFFTLPGGPDTLGTSVVMDLAHNEAGLEALMEIMNGVRAPGGRLLLGLGVVGDRTDELIEKLGEIAARDSDVVAIGHKDKYLRGRTLEELETLMRTGAERVGVTGVPAYPTEVAVLAALVGQALPGDVVGLMCHAERQECYDWIAEHGGTPDTNETLAAKVRTAAETP; translated from the coding sequence GTGACGTCCTCGCTGCTCGAGCTGCGGGTCCTCGAGGGACCCAACCTCTACTTCCCGCGTGCCGCCATCAAGCTCACCCTCGACATCGGGGGGCTGAGCATCGCCTCCGAGGAGACCGCGACGCGCTTCGCCGCGCGGATCGGGCTGCGCAACGCCCGGCCGTCCGCGCCGGAGACGGGGTTCCGGCAGCGCTTCGCGCTGCGGGCGGTCGCCCGGCTGGTGCGCGCGGTGGCGCAGGAGTCGGGGACGCTGCGGCTCGCCGTCCGGGTGCGGTCGACCAGCAACCCGCACGAGGTCGTCGTCGCGTTCCCGTGGCGGCACCGCACCAAGGCCGAGGAGATGGGCCGCGCGGTCGGGTCGGTGCTGGACGCCGTCCTCAGCGCCGACCTGGAGGCCGCGGTCTCGGCCGCCGCCGAGCGCGTGCGCACGGCCGAGGCGGGCCCGGAGCCGACGACGATCACGCCGACGATCCCGGTCGTCGCAGTGACGGGCACCAACGGCAAGACCACGACGTCGCGGATGGTCGCCCACATCGCCCGCACCCAGGGGCTGCTGGTCGGGTGGTCGAACACCGACGGGATCTACGTCGACGGCGAGATGGTCGAGGCCGGCGACTACTCCGGCCCCAGCGGCGCCGGCCGGGTGCTCGCGCACCCCGAGGTCCAGCTGGCCGTCACCGAGACCGCGCGCGGCGGCATCCTGCTCAAGGGGATCGGGCTGGCGCGCAACGACGTCTCGGTCGTCACCAACGTCACCGCCGACCACCTCGGCCTGCAGGGCATCGACACCGTCGACCAGCTCGCCGAGGTCAAGGCCGTCGTGCCGCGGATCACCCGCCGCTCCGGCTGGGCGGTCCTGAACGCCGACGACCCCCGCGTCTACGCGATGCGCACCGTCATCCGGGCCCGGCCGTGGGTCTTCTCCCGCGACGTCGACTCGCCCGGCGTCCGCGACACGCTCTCCGACGGCGGGCGCGCGACCACCGTCATCGACGGCTGGGTCTGCGTCCTGCGCCCGAACGCCGACCCCGACCCGCTGGTCGAGCTGGTCGAGGTGCCGATGACGCTGGCCGGTCTGTCGCGCTTCAACGTGGAGAACACCCTCGCCGCGGCCTCGGCCGCGCTGGCGATCAAGATCCCGCGCGACACGGTGGTCGAGGGGCTGCGCACCTTCCGCCCGGACGCCGAGCACAACCCGGGCCGGATGAACTTCTTCACCCTGCCCGGCGGCCCCGACACCCTCGGCACCTCGGTCGTGATGGACCTGGCCCACAACGAGGCCGGCCTCGAGGCGCTGATGGAGATCATGAACGGCGTCCGCGCGCCCGGCGGCCGGCTGCTGCTCGGTCTCGGGGTCGTCGGCGACCGCACCGACGAGCTGATCGAGAAGCTCGGCGAGATCGCGGCGCGCGACAGCGACGTCGTCGCGATCGGGCACAAGGACAAGTACCTGCGCGGACGCACCCTCGAGGAGCTCGAGACGCTCATGCGCACCGGCGCCGAGCGGGTCGGCGTCACCGGCGTCCCGGCCTACCCCACGGAGGTCGCGGTGCTCGCCGCCCTCGTCGGCCAGGCCCTGCCCGGCGACGTCGTCGGGCTGATGTGCCACGCCGAGCGCCAGGAGTGCTACGACTGGATCGCCGAGCACGGCGGGACTCCCGACACCAACGAGACCCTCGCGGCCAAGGTCCGCACCGCCGCCGAGACCCCCTGA
- a CDS encoding cyanophycinase yields MASGPLMIIGGAEDKLRRRTILKEFVAAAGGAEARIAVVPTASSLGPEVVEVYDALFRREGAADVVAVRPENRDDAHDPAFVARVAGATGIFMTGGNQLKLSAIICGTPLGEAIVAARERGAVVAGTSAGASIQSSHMVAFGGPGSTPKQRMTQVAAGLGLVESSVIDQHFDQRNRYGRLLMIVAQSPQLLGIGVDEDTCAVVERVGVPGGGPDGGPGEQHEVLRVVGRGAVTIMDPSRITTNAFEARRSAPILASGVVLHVLPEGSAFNLTTRSLLPHVAEVDPGEAAEMAEAGQDLRELARDIAAADTSPGTLKRRLARSRGATPRRAAAAAPAAPQDTYPDTHPDPTDGATP; encoded by the coding sequence ATGGCTAGCGGTCCACTCATGATCATCGGAGGCGCGGAGGACAAGCTCCGCAGGCGCACGATCCTCAAGGAGTTCGTCGCCGCTGCCGGCGGCGCCGAGGCGCGGATCGCGGTGGTGCCCACGGCGTCCTCGCTCGGTCCGGAGGTGGTCGAGGTCTACGACGCCCTCTTCCGCCGCGAGGGGGCCGCCGACGTGGTCGCGGTCCGTCCGGAGAACCGCGACGACGCCCACGACCCCGCCTTCGTCGCCCGGGTCGCCGGCGCCACCGGCATCTTCATGACCGGTGGCAACCAGCTCAAGCTGTCGGCGATCATCTGCGGCACGCCGCTCGGCGAGGCGATCGTCGCGGCGCGCGAGCGGGGCGCCGTGGTCGCCGGCACGTCGGCGGGCGCGAGCATCCAGTCCAGCCACATGGTCGCCTTTGGTGGCCCCGGCTCCACGCCCAAGCAGCGGATGACCCAGGTCGCGGCCGGTCTGGGCCTCGTGGAGTCGTCGGTGATCGACCAGCACTTCGACCAGCGCAACCGCTACGGTCGACTCCTCATGATCGTCGCCCAGTCACCCCAGCTGCTCGGGATCGGCGTCGACGAGGACACCTGCGCCGTCGTCGAGCGCGTCGGCGTGCCCGGTGGTGGGCCCGACGGCGGGCCCGGCGAGCAGCACGAGGTGCTGCGCGTCGTGGGGCGCGGCGCGGTGACGATCATGGACCCCTCCCGGATCACCACCAACGCCTTCGAGGCCCGCCGGTCGGCGCCCATCCTGGCCAGCGGCGTCGTCCTGCACGTGCTGCCGGAGGGCTCGGCGTTCAACCTGACCACGCGCTCCCTGCTCCCGCACGTCGCCGAGGTCGACCCCGGCGAGGCCGCCGAGATGGCCGAGGCCGGCCAGGACCTGCGCGAGCTGGCGCGCGACATCGCCGCCGCCGACACCTCTCCCGGCACCCTGAAGCGTCGTCTCGCCCGCAGCCGCGGCGCGACGCCCCGCCGGGCCGCGGCCGCCGCGCCGGCGGCCCCGCAGGACACCTACCCGGACACCCACCCGGACCCGACGGACGGAGCGACCCCGTGA
- the moaA gene encoding GTP 3',8-cyclase MoaA, whose product MQVIAPTVLPVTPLADGYGRVATDLRVSLTDKCNLRCTYCMPAEGLDWMASDQQLTDDEVVRLVTVAVERLGVREVRFTGGEPLVRRGLVDIVARTHALGVETSLTTNGLGLARTAPALAAAGLDRVNVSLDTVRAETFHTITRRDRLHDVVAGLQGAADAGLGPVKVNAVLMRGVNDDQAGELLAWCVERGYELRFIEQMPLDAQHGWSRDGMVTADEILATLEQSFVLTPDGEPRGSAPAERFLVDGGPATVGVIASVTRPFCGDCDRVRLTADGQVRTCLFAREESDLRGALRAGAPDDELARRWVTAMRGKLAGHGIDDPSFLQPQRPMSAIGG is encoded by the coding sequence ATGCAGGTCATCGCTCCCACCGTGCTCCCGGTCACCCCGCTGGCCGACGGCTACGGTCGGGTCGCCACCGACCTCCGGGTCTCGCTCACCGACAAGTGCAACCTGCGCTGCACCTACTGCATGCCGGCCGAGGGTCTGGACTGGATGGCCAGCGACCAGCAGCTCACCGACGACGAGGTCGTCCGGCTGGTCACGGTGGCCGTCGAGCGGCTCGGGGTCCGGGAGGTCCGGTTCACCGGTGGCGAGCCCCTGGTGCGCCGCGGCCTGGTCGACATCGTGGCCCGCACCCACGCGCTCGGCGTCGAGACGTCGCTGACCACCAACGGTCTCGGCCTGGCCCGCACCGCGCCGGCCCTCGCCGCCGCGGGGCTCGACCGCGTCAACGTCAGCCTCGACACGGTGCGCGCCGAGACCTTCCACACCATCACCCGGCGCGACCGGCTGCACGACGTCGTCGCCGGCCTCCAGGGCGCGGCCGACGCCGGGCTCGGCCCGGTCAAGGTCAACGCCGTGCTGATGCGCGGGGTCAACGACGACCAGGCCGGCGAGCTGCTGGCCTGGTGCGTCGAGCGCGGCTACGAGCTGCGCTTCATCGAGCAGATGCCGCTCGACGCCCAGCACGGCTGGTCGCGCGACGGGATGGTCACCGCCGACGAGATCCTGGCGACCCTCGAGCAGTCCTTCGTGCTGACCCCCGACGGCGAGCCGCGGGGGAGCGCACCCGCCGAGCGGTTCCTCGTCGACGGCGGCCCGGCCACCGTCGGCGTCATCGCCTCGGTCACCCGCCCGTTCTGCGGCGACTGCGACCGCGTCCGGCTCACCGCCGACGGTCAGGTCCGCACCTGCCTGTTCGCCCGTGAGGAGTCCGACCTGCGCGGGGCGCTGCGCGCCGGCGCACCCGACGACGAGCTCGCCCGCCGCTGGGTCACCGCGATGCGCGGCAAGCTCGCCGGCCACGGGATCGACGACCCGTCGTTCCTGCAGCCGCAGCGGCCGATGTCAGCGATCGGCGGCTGA
- a CDS encoding dodecin has product MTNRTYRLTEIVGTSPEGIEEAISNGIERASQTLRHLDWFEVTQVRGQIKDGTVEHYQVGLKLGFRLEDDE; this is encoded by the coding sequence ATGACGAACCGCACCTACCGCCTGACCGAGATCGTCGGCACGTCCCCCGAGGGCATCGAGGAGGCCATCTCCAACGGCATCGAGCGCGCCAGCCAGACCCTGCGCCACCTCGACTGGTTCGAGGTCACCCAGGTCCGCGGCCAGATCAAGGACGGCACCGTGGAGCACTACCAGGTGGGCCTCAAGCTCGGCTTCCGGCTCGAGGACGACGAGTAG
- the cphA gene encoding cyanophycin synthetase has product MSERPTPDLSIVETRVYRGANIWSYDKAIHLVVDLGALEEFPTNTIPGFTDNILAMLPGLREHSCSRGKRGGFVERLNEGTWLGHVAEHTALALQQVVGHDMRRGKTRGVKGSKGLYNVIFGYADEQVGLAAGRLAVRLVNHLVEADPEFDWDVELEEFIRRAQRTAFGPSTQAILDEAVSRDIPWIRLNQHSLVQLGQGVHAKRIRATMTSNTSAIAVDIASDKDLTTSLLGAAGLPVPKQEVMRTVEQAIRAAERIGYPVVLKPLDGNHGRGVILDNEDEDDVRAAFEVAKAESRRGVVLVESQIVGKDYRCLIIDGRVAAIAERVPASVTGDGISTVEQLVDTANADPRRGVGHEKVLTRIKVDDAAVELAREQGFAMTDVPPEGTHVKLALTGNMSTGGISIDRTFEAHPENVEIAEEAARMVGLDIAGIDFICPDITEPVRETGGAICEVNAAPGFRMHTHPTIGEPQFIAKPVVDMLFPPGATSRIPIIAVTGTNGKTTTSRMISHIFKGMGRKVGMTSTDGVVIDERLLIRADASGPRSARMVLQNPRVDTAVFEVARGGILREGLGYERNDVAVVVNVQPDHLGLRGIDTVEQLADVKAVLVEAVPRDGHAVLNADDPLVRAMRRRCSGQVVWFSMEEPGTEVRDMIDAHCRRGGKALVLNQTERGEMIVVKHGPREMQMAFTHLLPATFNGRARMNVQNTLAAAAAAFAAGAPLHDIRQGLRTFSTNYYLSPGRLNEVDVNGVNVIVDYCHNAPGMRMLGDFVDRTGDLLESSHELARPSRIGVIATAGDRRDQDMRELGEIAAQHFDVVIIREDVGLRGRERGEVARFVDEGVRSAMAAGARCKQVETVLDEIDAVRHGLSRANRGDLLVICVDKHAAVMTELETWSSMAQAGAGASEDAPAADPDFSPAPAE; this is encoded by the coding sequence GTGAGCGAGCGACCGACCCCCGACCTCTCGATCGTCGAGACCCGCGTCTACCGCGGCGCCAACATCTGGTCCTACGACAAGGCCATCCACCTCGTCGTCGACCTCGGCGCGCTCGAGGAGTTCCCGACCAACACCATCCCCGGGTTCACCGACAACATCCTCGCGATGCTGCCCGGCCTGAGGGAGCACTCCTGCTCGCGGGGCAAGCGCGGCGGTTTCGTCGAGCGGCTCAACGAGGGCACCTGGCTCGGCCACGTCGCCGAGCACACGGCGCTGGCCCTCCAGCAGGTCGTCGGGCACGACATGCGGCGCGGCAAGACCCGCGGCGTCAAGGGCAGCAAGGGCCTCTACAACGTCATCTTCGGCTACGCCGACGAGCAGGTCGGGCTGGCGGCGGGCCGGCTCGCCGTCCGGCTGGTCAACCACCTCGTCGAGGCCGACCCCGAGTTCGACTGGGACGTCGAGCTCGAGGAGTTCATCCGCCGGGCCCAGCGCACCGCGTTCGGTCCCTCCACGCAGGCCATCCTCGACGAGGCCGTCTCCCGCGACATCCCCTGGATCCGGCTCAACCAGCACTCCCTGGTGCAGCTCGGGCAGGGCGTGCACGCCAAGCGGATCCGCGCGACGATGACGTCCAACACCTCCGCCATCGCCGTCGACATCGCCTCCGACAAGGACCTCACGACCTCGCTGCTCGGCGCGGCCGGCCTCCCGGTGCCCAAGCAGGAGGTGATGCGGACCGTCGAGCAGGCGATCCGCGCCGCCGAGCGGATCGGCTACCCGGTCGTGCTGAAGCCGCTCGACGGCAACCACGGCCGCGGCGTGATCCTCGACAACGAGGACGAGGACGACGTCCGCGCGGCCTTCGAGGTCGCCAAGGCCGAGTCGCGGCGCGGCGTGGTCCTGGTCGAGTCGCAGATCGTCGGCAAGGACTACCGCTGCCTGATCATCGACGGCCGGGTCGCCGCGATCGCCGAGCGGGTGCCGGCCTCGGTCACCGGTGACGGCATCTCCACCGTCGAGCAGCTCGTCGACACCGCGAACGCCGACCCGCGCCGCGGCGTCGGGCACGAGAAGGTGCTCACCCGGATCAAGGTCGACGACGCCGCCGTCGAGCTGGCCCGCGAGCAGGGTTTCGCGATGACCGACGTCCCGCCCGAGGGCACCCACGTCAAGCTCGCCCTCACCGGCAACATGTCCACCGGTGGCATCTCGATCGACCGCACGTTCGAGGCCCACCCGGAGAACGTCGAGATCGCCGAGGAGGCCGCCCGGATGGTCGGCCTCGACATCGCCGGCATCGACTTCATCTGCCCCGACATCACCGAGCCGGTCCGCGAGACCGGCGGGGCGATCTGCGAGGTCAACGCCGCCCCCGGGTTCCGGATGCACACGCACCCGACGATCGGCGAGCCGCAGTTCATCGCCAAGCCGGTCGTCGACATGCTCTTCCCGCCCGGCGCGACGTCGCGGATCCCGATCATCGCCGTCACCGGCACCAACGGGAAGACCACGACCTCGCGGATGATCAGCCACATCTTCAAGGGGATGGGCCGCAAGGTCGGCATGACCTCGACCGACGGCGTCGTCATCGACGAGCGGCTGCTGATCCGCGCCGACGCCTCGGGTCCCCGCTCGGCCCGGATGGTGCTGCAGAACCCGCGCGTCGACACGGCCGTCTTCGAGGTCGCCCGCGGCGGCATCCTGCGCGAGGGTCTCGGCTACGAGCGCAACGACGTCGCCGTCGTCGTCAACGTGCAGCCCGACCACCTCGGCCTGCGCGGCATCGACACCGTCGAGCAGCTCGCCGACGTCAAGGCCGTCCTGGTCGAGGCGGTCCCGCGCGACGGGCACGCCGTCCTCAACGCCGACGACCCGCTGGTGCGGGCGATGCGGCGGCGCTGCTCGGGCCAGGTCGTGTGGTTCTCCATGGAGGAGCCGGGCACCGAGGTCCGCGACATGATCGATGCCCACTGCCGCCGCGGCGGCAAGGCGCTGGTGCTGAACCAGACCGAGCGCGGCGAGATGATCGTGGTCAAGCACGGGCCGCGCGAGATGCAGATGGCCTTCACGCACCTGCTGCCGGCGACGTTCAACGGCCGGGCCCGGATGAACGTGCAGAACACCCTGGCTGCCGCTGCCGCCGCCTTCGCGGCCGGCGCGCCGCTGCACGACATCCGCCAGGGGCTGCGGACCTTCTCCACGAACTACTACCTCTCCCCCGGCCGGCTGAACGAGGTCGACGTCAACGGCGTCAACGTCATCGTCGACTACTGCCACAACGCCCCCGGCATGCGGATGCTCGGCGACTTCGTCGACCGCACCGGCGACCTGCTGGAGTCCTCGCACGAGCTGGCGCGGCCCTCGCGGATCGGCGTCATCGCCACCGCCGGCGACCGGCGCGACCAGGACATGCGCGAGCTCGGCGAGATCGCCGCCCAGCACTTCGACGTCGTCATCATCCGGGAGGACGTCGGCCTGCGCGGCCGCGAGCGGGGCGAGGTCGCCCGGTTCGTCGACGAGGGCGTGCGCTCCGCGATGGCGGCCGGCGCCCGGTGCAAGCAGGTCGAGACCGTGCTCGACGAGATCGACGCCGTGCGCCACGGCCTGTCGCGGGCCAACCGGGGCGACCTGCTCGTCATCTGCGTCGACAAGCACGCCGCGGTGATGACCGAGCTCGAGACCTGGTCGTCGATGGCCCAGGCCGGGGCGGGGGCGTCGGAGGACGCGCCGGCCGCCGACCCGGACTTCTCGCCGGCACCTGCCGAGTGA